One Spirochaeta africana DSM 8902 genomic window carries:
- a CDS encoding DRTGG domain-containing protein, producing the protein MKHTQLSLDAIREPLELQIFCGDDEQLGQSFVQVLVCDLMSDVLTVEHEDFLLVTSLTSDQVARTADIVGAVGIVLVNGKTPQPALVTLAEDLDIPVLGSRMSGFDFSVALGKLMEDHA; encoded by the coding sequence ATGAAACATACCCAACTTTCCCTTGATGCCATACGTGAACCACTCGAGCTGCAGATCTTCTGTGGAGATGACGAACAGCTCGGTCAGTCCTTTGTGCAGGTTCTGGTCTGCGACCTTATGAGCGACGTGCTGACGGTAGAACACGAGGATTTTCTGTTGGTAACATCCCTGACCAGCGATCAGGTTGCACGAACCGCCGACATAGTCGGGGCTGTCGGGATAGTACTGGTAAACGGCAAGACCCCGCAGCCGGCACTGGTTACCCTGGCCGAGGATCTTGATATCCCGGTGCTTGGGTCCCGCATGTCGGGATTCGATTTCTCGGTGGCGCTCGGCAAGCTGATGGAAGATCATGCATAG
- a CDS encoding ABC transporter substrate-binding protein, which translates to MKTKALLFLLILSVLTSGLVFAAGGAEPRVTTTGSEQETAEAVQLRLGGLKGPTSVALAPYIVQPDRLGDGVRISTATYASPDLAISQILAGEVDIVALPTNLASVLYNRDADIQLLGVSGGGVLYLVADREMELLELTGQTVHTIARGATPDIMLQALTAGQGLHAGEDYTIQYAADQTELAQNLIAGRVGIAVLPEPFVTRVTSANPDLQIAVDLQEIYREQYALPYYPMTSIIVRGEFARQNPAAVRSWLADMPAAQQWLSENLPEAASAAGDLIGIPGQIIQAAFPRLNLTWIPAAEARTEIQTYLQIFADFNPASVGGKLPEADFYFQSELE; encoded by the coding sequence ATGAAAACCAAAGCACTTCTGTTTCTCCTGATACTATCTGTTCTTACCAGCGGGCTGGTGTTCGCCGCCGGCGGTGCCGAGCCGCGGGTTACCACAACCGGCAGCGAGCAGGAAACCGCCGAGGCGGTACAGCTCCGTCTTGGCGGTCTGAAAGGACCGACCTCGGTCGCACTGGCTCCCTATATCGTCCAGCCGGACCGTCTGGGCGATGGGGTTCGGATCTCGACCGCCACCTATGCCTCCCCCGATCTGGCAATCAGTCAGATCCTGGCCGGAGAGGTCGATATCGTTGCCCTGCCGACCAACCTGGCATCGGTGCTGTACAATCGCGATGCCGATATCCAGCTGCTGGGGGTGAGCGGGGGCGGTGTCCTGTATCTGGTAGCCGACCGGGAGATGGAGTTGCTCGAACTGACCGGACAGACCGTACATACCATTGCCAGGGGAGCCACCCCCGACATCATGCTGCAGGCCCTTACCGCCGGACAGGGGCTGCATGCCGGCGAGGATTACACCATTCAGTACGCTGCTGATCAGACCGAGCTGGCCCAGAATCTGATTGCCGGGCGGGTCGGGATTGCCGTGCTCCCGGAGCCGTTCGTAACCCGGGTTACCTCCGCCAATCCGGACCTGCAGATCGCCGTGGATCTGCAGGAGATCTACCGCGAACAGTACGCCCTGCCCTACTATCCGATGACCTCGATCATTGTGCGCGGCGAGTTTGCCCGACAGAATCCCGCTGCCGTACGCTCCTGGCTGGCAGACATGCCGGCTGCTCAGCAGTGGCTGAGCGAAAACCTTCCGGAAGCAGCCTCTGCAGCCGGCGATCTGATCGGGATCCCCGGACAGATAATCCAGGCAGCCTTTCCCCGCCTTAACCTGACCTGGATTCCGGCCGCCGAGGCGCGTACCGAGATTCAGACCTATCTGCAGATATTCGCCGACTTCAATCCGGCATCTGTCGGCGGGAAACTGCCCGAGGCTGATTTCTATTTCCAGAGCGAACTGGAGTAG
- a CDS encoding ATP-binding protein → MHWSICDFLADIAHNALHADPDRVEIRIEEYPHRFRFTVSDDGCGMSPEQQQRALDPFYSDRRNHPDRRVGLGLPMLVQTTEATGGSFSLESQQGTGTTVAAEFSLDNIDTPPIGDIAGSICSLMGYRPGPELIVVRRLDVENSTPREYRIARSELIDAVGDLEDVVSLGMAQTYIRSEEDWVKGDNNHGTNEP, encoded by the coding sequence ATGCACTGGAGCATATGCGACTTTCTGGCCGATATCGCTCACAACGCCCTGCATGCAGATCCTGACCGGGTAGAAATTCGCATAGAGGAGTACCCGCACCGGTTCCGGTTTACGGTATCGGACGACGGCTGCGGTATGAGTCCCGAGCAGCAGCAGCGCGCGCTGGATCCGTTTTACTCGGACCGCCGCAATCACCCCGATCGAAGGGTCGGGTTGGGGCTGCCCATGCTGGTACAGACGACCGAGGCCACCGGCGGCAGCTTCTCGCTGGAGTCACAGCAGGGCACGGGAACCACCGTTGCAGCGGAGTTTTCCCTGGACAACATCGACACCCCGCCGATCGGGGACATTGCCGGCAGCATCTGCAGCCTGATGGGATACCGGCCTGGGCCGGAGCTGATCGTAGTGCGGCGGCTGGACGTGGAGAACAGCACGCCGCGCGAGTATCGCATCGCCCGCAGTGAACTGATCGATGCAGTTGGTGATCTGGAGGATGTTGTCAGCCTGGGAATGGCACAGACGTACATCCGGTCCGAGGAGGACTGGGTGAAAGGAGATAACAACCATGGCACGAATGAGCCTTGA
- a CDS encoding (2Fe-2S) ferredoxin domain-containing protein has translation MARMSLEELRKLREDKRLELNRRKVDRKTVEIIVGMGTSGIAAGAKDTLQAFIDQLNEHSLENVVIRQTGSLGLDYAEPTVEVKMADMPDTIYGQVTPAVVTDIIEKHILNKELVNKHVYDRPAPDMIEE, from the coding sequence ATGGCACGAATGAGCCTTGAAGAACTGCGCAAACTGCGCGAAGACAAGCGGCTTGAACTCAACCGACGCAAGGTTGATAGAAAGACCGTCGAGATAATCGTCGGGATGGGCACCAGCGGGATCGCTGCCGGCGCCAAGGACACCCTGCAGGCATTTATCGATCAGCTGAATGAACACAGCCTGGAGAATGTGGTAATCCGCCAGACCGGTTCACTGGGTCTGGACTATGCCGAGCCGACCGTCGAGGTAAAGATGGCTGATATGCCGGACACGATCTACGGCCAGGTAACACCCGCAGTTGTCACCGATATCATCGAAAAGCATATCCTGAACAAGGAACTGGTGAACAAGCACGTGTACGACCGTCCGGCACCGGACATGATTGAGGAGTAA
- a CDS encoding ATP-binding cassette domain-containing protein: MTLGGTRQQKAGLIGTAVLLLIWGAAAAAVGREVLVPGPLRVLQEVGRLLQDPRTPGLVAGTVVRWLSAFLLAGLLGITTGSLGYRHSWFADGIRPLVILIRAIPVIAIILIALVWLPLSRVGVLVGLLVAYPLIHQGVLDGLRSIDPALLEMSRIFRVSLPRAIALIYLPGSLPLVLSTLTAAVGMSWKAVIAAEVLSQPARAIGTALQTAKLYIDTPQVFAWTVIAVSLAALVDGLLLLIDRRLYLRQNRPPTETHSDNSSQETARLPAVTPVAVQVEQLAFSYDTTVVFDALDLDIQPGEITVIFGPSGCGKTTLLRLIAGTLAPAQGHIHRSDHQRPATSFVFQEPRLLPWATIRRNLEPACEHLPRRIRRQGMHAMLQQVRVALPDSYPEQLSGGMQQRINLARGFLHPAGLICLDEPFANQDGATRTELLQLTLSLHRSCRPTMLWITHDPQEAMTVADRIVLLSTPGTTGTRILADYRLTGAPPAQREVVRQAIANRSES; encoded by the coding sequence ATGACACTGGGGGGTACCCGACAACAGAAGGCCGGACTGATTGGCACTGCTGTGCTGCTGCTGATCTGGGGTGCTGCAGCTGCAGCGGTTGGTCGGGAGGTACTGGTGCCCGGGCCGCTGCGCGTTCTGCAGGAAGTGGGAAGACTGCTCCAGGATCCGCGCACCCCCGGGCTTGTTGCCGGTACCGTTGTTCGCTGGCTGTCAGCCTTTCTGCTGGCCGGGTTGCTGGGAATAACCACCGGCAGTCTCGGGTACCGCCACAGCTGGTTTGCCGATGGCATCCGCCCGCTTGTCATTCTGATTCGGGCGATACCGGTGATTGCAATTATCCTGATAGCCCTGGTATGGCTGCCGTTGTCCCGTGTCGGGGTACTGGTCGGGCTGCTGGTTGCCTACCCCCTGATCCATCAGGGGGTGCTGGATGGACTGCGCAGTATCGACCCGGCACTGCTGGAGATGAGCAGGATCTTTCGTGTTTCGCTGCCCCGGGCAATCGCCCTAATCTATCTGCCCGGGAGCCTGCCGCTGGTCCTGTCCACCCTGACCGCTGCCGTCGGTATGAGCTGGAAGGCCGTAATCGCCGCCGAGGTGCTGAGCCAGCCGGCACGGGCAATCGGCACGGCGCTGCAGACAGCCAAGCTGTACATCGACACCCCGCAGGTCTTTGCCTGGACGGTTATCGCTGTCTCGCTGGCAGCGCTGGTAGACGGCCTGCTGCTGCTGATAGATCGCCGCCTGTATCTGCGGCAGAATCGCCCCCCGACAGAGACGCATTCAGACAACAGCAGCCAGGAAACCGCTCGACTGCCAGCGGTCACCCCGGTCGCGGTTCAGGTGGAACAGCTGGCCTTCAGCTATGACACCACTGTGGTGTTTGACGCTCTGGATCTCGATATCCAGCCCGGCGAGATTACCGTGATCTTCGGTCCGTCAGGTTGCGGCAAGACCACTCTGCTGCGACTGATAGCCGGGACCCTTGCGCCGGCACAGGGACACATCCACCGCAGTGATCATCAACGGCCTGCCACGAGTTTCGTATTCCAGGAACCGCGCCTGCTGCCGTGGGCAACCATCCGACGCAATCTGGAACCGGCATGCGAACACCTGCCACGTCGTATCCGGCGACAGGGCATGCACGCCATGCTGCAGCAGGTCCGGGTAGCCCTGCCCGATTCCTATCCCGAGCAGCTGAGCGGCGGCATGCAGCAACGCATCAACCTTGCCAGGGGGTTCCTGCATCCGGCCGGCCTGATCTGCCTGGATGAACCCTTCGCCAACCAGGACGGAGCCACCCGCACCGAACTGCTGCAGCTCACCCTGAGCCTGCATCGCAGCTGCCGACCCACCATGCTCTGGATTACCCACGACCCGCAGGAGGCCATGACAGTCGCCGACCGGATAGTCCTGCTCAGCACCCCGGGAACCACCGGAACCCGCATACTGGCCGACTACCGTCTGACGGGTGCCCCGCCGGCCCAACGCGAGGTGGTGCGGCAGGCAATCGCCAATCGCAGCGAGAGTTAG
- the nuoF gene encoding NADH-quinone oxidoreductase subunit NuoF, whose translation MAYKNYCLVCGGTGCESSKANDIYKDLKRVAEERGVDKDVQIVKTGCFGFCEKGPIVKILPDESFYVEVKPKDAEKIIDEHIIKGRQIKSLMIKDKERKKHLETEEDIGFYQKQVRIVLRNCGVINPEDITEYIARDGYAALEKVLFEMSDDDVINELKKSGLRGRGGAGFPTWMKWNFTKQVKTDADEVFVVCNADEGDPGAYMDRSTLEGDPHSVMEAMAIAGYTCGAKTGYIYIRAEYPLAINRLKHAIAQAHEYGLLGKNILGTDFDFDIEIRLGAGAFVCGEETALLASIEGERGMPRPRPPFPAVKGLWGKPSVINNVETFANIPAIIAKGGDWFARIGTEKSPGTKVFALTGKVNNSGLVEVPMGTTLREIVYDIGGGIPNGKKFKAVQTGGPSGGVITEEHLDTPIDFDNLTALGSMMGSGGMIVMDEDDCIVDVTKFYLDFSVEESCGKCAPCRIGGKKMFDILEKITKGAGTMDHVEQLQAIAVSMKKASLCGLGQTAANPVLSTLKYFENEYLEHIQNKRCPSGVCKDLVTYTINEEKCIGCTVCARKCPVNCIDGERKKLHVIDQERCIKCGACYDACKFDAVEIA comes from the coding sequence ATGGCATACAAGAACTACTGTTTGGTATGCGGCGGAACCGGATGTGAATCCAGTAAGGCCAACGATATCTACAAGGACCTGAAACGGGTTGCCGAGGAGCGCGGGGTCGACAAGGATGTACAGATCGTCAAGACCGGCTGTTTCGGCTTCTGCGAAAAGGGCCCGATCGTAAAGATCCTGCCGGATGAATCCTTCTACGTCGAGGTCAAGCCCAAAGACGCCGAAAAGATTATCGATGAACACATCATCAAGGGGCGCCAGATAAAGAGCCTGATGATCAAGGACAAGGAACGCAAGAAGCACCTGGAGACCGAGGAAGACATCGGGTTCTACCAGAAGCAGGTGCGGATCGTCCTGCGCAACTGCGGGGTCATCAATCCCGAGGATATCACCGAGTACATCGCCCGCGACGGCTATGCCGCGCTGGAGAAGGTGCTGTTCGAGATGTCCGATGACGATGTAATCAACGAGCTCAAGAAATCCGGGCTGCGCGGTCGCGGCGGGGCCGGATTCCCGACCTGGATGAAGTGGAACTTTACCAAACAGGTAAAAACCGATGCCGATGAGGTATTCGTGGTGTGTAACGCCGACGAGGGAGACCCCGGTGCCTACATGGACCGCTCGACCCTGGAAGGTGACCCGCACTCGGTTATGGAAGCCATGGCAATCGCCGGCTACACCTGCGGCGCCAAGACCGGCTATATCTACATTCGGGCCGAGTACCCCCTGGCAATCAACCGCCTGAAGCACGCTATTGCCCAGGCCCATGAATACGGGCTGCTGGGCAAGAACATCCTGGGCACCGATTTTGATTTTGATATCGAGATCCGGCTCGGCGCCGGTGCCTTCGTCTGTGGTGAGGAAACCGCTTTGCTGGCCTCGATCGAGGGTGAACGCGGGATGCCGCGACCTCGCCCGCCATTTCCGGCAGTCAAGGGGCTGTGGGGCAAGCCGAGTGTTATCAACAACGTAGAGACCTTTGCCAACATCCCGGCGATCATCGCCAAGGGCGGCGACTGGTTTGCCCGGATCGGCACCGAAAAATCCCCGGGAACCAAGGTATTCGCCCTGACCGGCAAGGTAAACAACTCCGGTCTGGTCGAGGTGCCCATGGGAACCACCTTGCGCGAGATCGTCTATGACATCGGTGGAGGAATCCCGAACGGCAAGAAGTTCAAGGCGGTACAGACCGGTGGTCCCTCCGGCGGTGTTATTACCGAGGAGCATCTGGATACCCCGATCGACTTTGACAACCTGACCGCCCTGGGCTCGATGATGGGTTCCGGCGGGATGATCGTTATGGACGAGGACGACTGTATCGTAGACGTAACCAAGTTCTACCTGGACTTCTCGGTGGAAGAAAGCTGCGGAAAATGTGCCCCCTGTCGCATCGGCGGCAAGAAGATGTTTGACATCCTGGAAAAGATTACCAAGGGTGCCGGCACTATGGATCACGTCGAACAGCTGCAGGCAATCGCGGTGTCCATGAAAAAGGCCTCCCTGTGCGGCCTGGGACAGACCGCAGCCAACCCGGTTCTCTCGACCCTGAAGTACTTCGAGAACGAGTACCTGGAGCACATCCAGAACAAGCGTTGTCCGTCCGGGGTCTGTAAGGATCTGGTTACCTACACCATCAACGAAGAAAAGTGTATCGGCTGTACCGTATGTGCCCGCAAATGTCCGGTTAACTGTATCGACGGCGAACGCAAGAAACTGCATGTCATCGATCAGGAACGCTGCATCAAGTGCGGTGCGTGTTACGACGCCTGTAAGTTCGACGCTGTCGAAATCGCATAG
- a CDS encoding complex I 24 kDa subunit family protein — translation MATQTTETQEPAKLSDDLTAFIDTWKDKRGNLIMILHRVQQEYGYVPRQIAIELSRYMGVPLAKIYGVLTFYHYFKLKKPGRHRLAVCMGTACYLKGGQDLIDELENLLDIGVNQTTEDGEFSVEAVRCVGCCGLAPLLMVGDEVIGKLKTEKLPEVIAKLREA, via the coding sequence GTGGCCACGCAAACTACGGAAACACAAGAACCTGCCAAGCTGTCGGATGACCTGACGGCTTTCATCGATACCTGGAAGGATAAACGCGGCAATCTCATCATGATTTTGCACCGTGTCCAGCAGGAGTACGGCTATGTTCCGCGCCAGATTGCCATTGAGCTCAGCCGGTACATGGGTGTACCGCTGGCCAAGATCTACGGGGTACTCACCTTTTACCACTACTTCAAGCTGAAAAAGCCGGGACGTCACCGACTTGCGGTCTGCATGGGAACGGCCTGCTATCTGAAAGGCGGCCAGGATCTGATCGACGAGCTGGAAAACCTGCTTGATATCGGGGTCAATCAGACCACCGAGGATGGCGAGTTCTCGGTCGAAGCAGTCCGCTGTGTCGGCTGCTGCGGTCTGGCTCCGCTGCTGATGGTCGGTGACGAGGTTATCGGCAAGCTGAAAACCGAGAAGCTTCCCGAGGTAATTGCCAAGCTTCGCGAGGCGTAG